CTGAACTAACTTTGAGATTTTATCCGTCAAACATGCATTATTTCCATCATTGTAGATTACGCTGAATACATTGGATGTTACGAAGACCAAGCTGATAGAGCTCTGCCAGTGTATGATGAAACAGACGACATGACGGTCAGAAAATGTGTGAAGTCCTGTTACGATACCGGTCATAGATACGCAGGCGTCCAGTACAGCAAGCAGTGTTTCTGCGGCTCCGACTACAACAAGTACGGGGAGAAGAAGGCAGAAGACTGTGCCAGCCACTGTGTTGGAAACGACCAGGAGAACTGCGGCGGAACATGGAGAAATGGCGTGTACAGGTTGCCGCCATGCTAAACGCCTAGGCCTTGTCCGACTTGTTGAAGGATAGTTTCAGTTTGAGGATTTTACCACGGTCGTTCGTGTCGGCTTGATAATCCGGTCTTTCGGTATATTGCTTTACTATCAGTACAATCTTTACTGTTGTTTGAAagcatatgcatgcatgcattcattgaAATATCCATTGATACCTACCGTTATTGACATTAAAGCAACTTCTGAAATTACATGGCAggttattattgtacttgggcctcagcccaagtacatttgtttcattccgtgggaaaaaactgtaaggtataaccatttctggctgagaccagggagggcaaaatgtattggcttcatctttcttggcataataaatggcgtaatgatgttaactgaatggaagtgctgctctcagccagtcttgaataagtgagatgtgaatataaatgcttctctatctgagtttttgccacaaaatcttctgaatataatcaaaatgtgcatcgaaatgcaacaattaatgcaccctccgtttcctaagcgatggcacgacccttgctacacccactggacgagccaagtgggaggggtaatttcggtttggtcgaacaggagggctcgagaccagaatttaacatttaaacttgaaacatgtttaatcactgacaagatgtggattagtgttaatcaaagagaaagtttgaaaaggaaaggttttatatcccggacacaatgaaaaacattacgactggaaactgtacccccggttgagaatagtaatgcccacagcgatggagaacacttatccttgagctgagaaaaaccagaccatcatttcgaaatagagctgcagattcgagaagctcgttaaaaatagctaggtacaccccaaaggggtggtttcgagtcttgagggcaaat
The DNA window shown above is from Ptychodera flava strain L36383 chromosome 5, AS_Pfla_20210202, whole genome shotgun sequence and carries:
- the LOC139133180 gene encoding uncharacterized protein, with protein sequence MYTAKCISICSSQDLRAPYAGVQYGSQCFCGDTYDIYGKVDDSECSMACTGRPNQICGGNWRFNAYKIHYAEYIGCYEDQADRALPVYDETDDMTVRKCVKSCYDTGHRYAGVQYSKQCFCGSDYNKYGEKKAEDCASHCVGNDQENCGGTWRNGVYRLPPC